The following DNA comes from Chloroflexia bacterium SDU3-3.
CCCCCTGACGACAGAGTATGAAGTTACCGACCCTGATGAGCGCCTGCTGAAACGGGAGACAACCGTCGCCCTCGACTTCGGCACCATCGCGATCAACGATCAGGCGACGCTCTATCTGTTTGGTACCCCAGGGCAGGAGCGCTTTGATTTTATGTGGGAGACGCTGAGCGAGGGCTGCATTGGCTATGTGGTGATGGTGGACAGCTGCCGCCCCGCCCATCTGAACGAGACCGTTCGGCTGATCGCGCGCTTCGCCCAGATCACCGATGTGCCGTTTGTGGTGGCGGCCAACAAG
Coding sequences within:
- a CDS encoding ATP/GTP-binding protein — protein: MAQPIKIVITGAYSAGKTSFIRAISEIDPLTTEYEVTDPDERLLKRETTVALDFGTIAINDQATLYLFGTPGQERFDFMWETLSEGCIGYVVMVDSCRPAHLNETVRLIARFAQITDVPFVVAANKQDDPTALPLPYIRRRLQLPSEVPLLPCIANQRESVKDVLLNLLAHIEHVALSNESEALPGDR